A genomic window from Halorubrum trapanicum includes:
- the gcvPB gene encoding aminomethyl-transferring glycine dehydrogenase subunit GcvPB, with the protein MIHDQANYEREGEGVREPLLSEKGQETVDVRADSPLPDDLTREELTLPNPSEPETARHYTRLSQMNWAIDSGPYPLGSCTMKYNPKFTEDVAADPNAAIHPDRSARSAQGNLELQHRLQEALADIGGMDAVTLQPPAGAAGELTGILVAKAYHAHRGNDRSEVVIPASAHGTNFATAATAGYDVVELPSGEDGRVDLEALEAAVGDDTAALMLTNPNTVGLFERDITEIADIVHDAGGLLYYDGANLNALLGRGRPGDMGFDVMHYNVHKTFATPHGGGGPGAGPVGVVDELAPFLPTPRVRETEKGSGYERFEPEHTIGKVHGFVGNWLVLIKAYAYVARLGDEGLADAAAKAVLNANYLAERIDLDVPFGPFHHEFAATAGDRDAADVAKRMLDFGVHPPTTKWPEMVPEAMLTEPTEIEGKSSLDDLAEAFNLAYADTDEALDAAPNRTAAARIDQVGAARNPRLSWQALDGE; encoded by the coding sequence ATGATTCACGACCAAGCGAACTACGAGCGAGAGGGAGAGGGCGTCCGGGAGCCGCTGCTCTCGGAGAAGGGCCAAGAGACCGTCGACGTGCGCGCGGACTCGCCGCTGCCCGACGACCTCACCCGCGAGGAGCTGACGCTGCCGAACCCCTCGGAGCCGGAGACGGCGCGCCACTACACCCGGCTCTCGCAGATGAACTGGGCGATCGACTCGGGGCCGTACCCGCTGGGGAGCTGCACGATGAAGTACAACCCCAAGTTCACCGAGGACGTGGCGGCGGACCCGAACGCGGCGATCCACCCCGACCGCTCCGCGCGCTCGGCGCAGGGGAACCTGGAGCTCCAGCACCGGCTCCAGGAGGCCCTCGCGGACATCGGCGGGATGGACGCCGTCACGCTCCAGCCGCCCGCGGGCGCCGCCGGCGAGCTCACGGGCATCCTCGTCGCGAAGGCGTACCACGCACACCGCGGCAACGACCGCTCGGAGGTGGTGATCCCGGCGTCGGCGCACGGGACGAACTTCGCGACCGCCGCGACCGCGGGCTACGACGTCGTCGAACTCCCCTCGGGCGAGGACGGGCGCGTCGACTTAGAGGCGCTGGAGGCGGCCGTCGGCGACGACACCGCCGCCCTCATGCTCACGAACCCGAACACCGTCGGGCTCTTCGAGCGCGACATTACGGAGATCGCCGACATCGTCCACGACGCGGGCGGACTCCTCTACTACGACGGCGCGAACCTCAACGCGCTGCTCGGCCGCGGCCGCCCGGGCGACATGGGGTTCGACGTGATGCACTACAACGTCCACAAGACGTTCGCGACCCCGCACGGCGGCGGCGGCCCGGGCGCCGGCCCGGTCGGCGTCGTCGACGAGCTGGCGCCGTTCCTCCCGACGCCCCGGGTCCGGGAGACCGAGAAGGGGTCGGGGTACGAGCGCTTCGAACCCGAGCACACGATCGGGAAGGTCCACGGGTTCGTCGGCAACTGGCTCGTGCTGATCAAGGCGTACGCGTACGTCGCCCGCCTCGGCGACGAGGGGCTGGCCGACGCCGCCGCGAAGGCCGTCCTCAACGCGAACTACCTCGCCGAGCGGATCGACCTCGACGTGCCGTTCGGTCCCTTCCACCACGAGTTCGCCGCGACCGCGGGCGACCGCGACGCGGCCGACGTCGCCAAGCGCATGCTCGACTTCGGCGTCCACCCGCCGACGACGAAGTGGCCGGAGATGGTGCCGGAGGCGATGCTGACGGAGCCGACGGAGATCGAAGGGAAGTCCTCCCTCGACGACCTCGCGGAGGCGTTCAACCTCGCGTACGCCGACACCGACGAGGCGCTCGACGCCGCGCCGAACCGGACCGCGGCCGCGCGGATCGACCAGGTCGGCGCCGCGCGGAACCCGCGGCTCTCGTGGCAGGCCCTCGACGGGGAGTAG
- the fer gene encoding ferredoxin Fer, protein MVSPFEVLEVDEDADDEAVERAYRERVKRAHPDQGGSIEEFQLVRRAYRELSERDGNGDGSDDGVDPADVDLSEGDDAREPKSTRVEFLDYEAVVDYGWSLDDDELFRKAGQADLGPDAHGRLLVHPDESLLEAAERSGFAWPFSCRGGACANCAVYLAEGELSQPTDHIMPDDLAERGFRLSCNGYPLTDELSVVFNVKQRPELDDLILPPGPFTRR, encoded by the coding sequence ATGGTCTCTCCGTTCGAGGTGTTGGAGGTCGACGAGGACGCCGACGACGAGGCGGTCGAACGGGCCTACCGCGAGCGCGTCAAGCGCGCGCACCCCGACCAGGGCGGTTCGATCGAGGAGTTCCAGCTCGTCCGCCGCGCCTACCGGGAGCTGTCCGAGCGCGACGGGAACGGCGACGGGAGCGACGACGGAGTCGACCCCGCGGACGTCGACCTCTCGGAGGGGGACGACGCGCGCGAGCCGAAGTCGACCCGCGTCGAGTTCCTCGACTACGAGGCCGTCGTCGACTACGGCTGGTCGCTCGACGACGACGAGCTGTTCCGAAAGGCCGGTCAGGCCGACCTCGGCCCCGACGCCCACGGCCGCCTGCTCGTCCACCCCGACGAGAGCCTGCTGGAGGCGGCCGAGCGAAGCGGCTTCGCGTGGCCCTTCTCCTGTCGCGGCGGCGCCTGCGCGAACTGCGCCGTGTACCTCGCGGAGGGCGAGCTCTCGCAGCCGACCGACCACATCATGCCCGACGACCTCGCCGAGCGCGGCTTCCGGCTCTCCTGTAACGGCTACCCGTTGACCGACGAGCTGTCCGTCGTGTTCAACGTGAAACAGCGACCGGAGCTCGACGACCTCATCCTCCCGCCCGGGCCGTTTACCCGGCGGTGA
- the fen gene encoding flap endonuclease-1 — translation MGNADLRDLASIRDVAFAELEGSVVAVDAHNWLYRYLTTTVKWTSDETYTTADGVEVANLIGVVQGLPKFFEHDLIPVMVFDGAVTDLKADEVAERREKREEAEERRAAAEERGDAVEAARLEARTQRLTDTIQETTRELLELLDVPIVEAPAEGEAQCAHMAATGIVDHAGSEDYDTLLFGAPTTLRQLTSKGDPELMDLAATLDDLDLDRQGLVDVAMLCGTDFNEGVRGVGPKTAVKAVKAHGDLWGVLEARDAEIPNAEAVRELFMDPPAADVAVDADVNPDVEAARAYVVDEWGVDADEVERGFERIAESQVQTGLDRWT, via the coding sequence ATGGGAAACGCCGACCTGCGCGACCTCGCGTCGATCCGCGACGTCGCCTTCGCGGAGTTGGAGGGGAGCGTCGTCGCCGTCGACGCGCACAACTGGCTGTACCGCTACCTCACGACGACGGTCAAGTGGACGAGCGACGAGACGTACACCACCGCCGACGGCGTCGAGGTCGCGAACCTGATCGGGGTCGTCCAGGGGCTCCCGAAGTTCTTCGAGCACGACCTGATCCCGGTGATGGTGTTCGACGGCGCCGTCACCGACCTGAAGGCCGACGAGGTGGCCGAGCGCCGCGAGAAGCGCGAGGAGGCCGAGGAGCGACGGGCCGCCGCCGAGGAGCGCGGCGACGCCGTCGAGGCCGCGCGGCTGGAGGCGCGCACGCAGCGGCTCACCGACACGATCCAGGAGACGACCCGCGAGCTGCTGGAACTGCTCGACGTGCCGATCGTCGAAGCGCCCGCCGAGGGGGAGGCGCAGTGCGCGCACATGGCCGCGACCGGGATCGTCGACCACGCGGGCAGCGAGGACTACGACACCCTGCTGTTCGGCGCGCCGACGACGCTCCGCCAGCTGACGAGCAAGGGCGACCCGGAGCTGATGGACCTGGCCGCGACGCTCGACGACCTCGACCTCGACCGGCAGGGGCTCGTCGACGTGGCGATGCTCTGCGGCACCGACTTCAACGAGGGCGTCCGCGGGGTCGGGCCGAAGACCGCGGTGAAAGCGGTGAAAGCGCACGGCGACCTGTGGGGAGTCCTGGAGGCGCGCGACGCCGAGATCCCGAACGCCGAGGCGGTCCGCGAGCTGTTCATGGACCCGCCGGCAGCGGACGTCGCGGTCGACGCCGACGTGAACCCCGACGTCGAGGCCGCCCGCGCGTACGTCGTCGACGAGTGGGGCGTCGACGCCGACGAGGTCGAGCGCGGGTTCGAGCGCATCGCGGAGTCGCAGGTCCAGACCGGGCTGGATCGGTGGACCTGA
- a CDS encoding YIP1 family protein, whose translation MSDSAGGRPRGLRGIARTWVEVLVRPRRAFANGIAPGDQAPALTFAVAVAAAFTLGWIASDPAAMPVVVPSSRVLSEVVVFLVVVALAAPVGLHLTAAVATVSVVAASVEFDGGLALRDRGGVSETVQVVAYASSPMALGGPAIPELRVLCGAYAAVLLFVGFRAVHGLGPFRTVAAALPPAALGYGVGYRVVAAARTLLSA comes from the coding sequence ATGAGCGATTCGGCGGGCGGTCGACCGCGCGGGCTCCGCGGCATTGCGCGCACGTGGGTCGAGGTGCTCGTCCGGCCGCGGCGGGCGTTCGCGAACGGGATCGCGCCCGGCGACCAGGCGCCCGCGCTGACGTTCGCGGTCGCGGTCGCCGCGGCGTTCACGCTCGGCTGGATCGCCTCCGACCCCGCGGCGATGCCCGTCGTCGTCCCCTCCTCGCGAGTGTTGTCCGAGGTCGTAGTGTTCCTCGTCGTGGTCGCGCTGGCGGCGCCGGTCGGCCTCCACCTGACCGCCGCGGTCGCGACCGTCTCGGTCGTGGCCGCGAGCGTCGAGTTCGACGGCGGGCTGGCGCTCCGCGACCGCGGCGGCGTGAGCGAGACGGTTCAGGTCGTCGCGTACGCGAGCTCGCCGATGGCGCTCGGCGGACCGGCGATTCCAGAGCTCCGCGTCCTCTGTGGTGCGTACGCCGCGGTGCTGCTGTTCGTCGGGTTCCGCGCGGTCCACGGGCTGGGACCGTTCCGGACGGTCGCGGCCGCGCTCCCCCCCGCCGCGCTCGGCTACGGCGTGGGCTACCGCGTCGTGGCCGCGGCGCGGACGCTGTTGAGCGCGTGA
- a CDS encoding NADP-dependent phosphogluconate dehydrogenase, whose protein sequence is MELGVIGLGRMGQIVANRSLEAGHDVVAFDLSAEATAEAAENGAEPADSVADLCDRLEGSGEADGKRIWLMVPAGDAVDATLADLEPHLDGDDVVVDGGNSHFEESVRRAEATDAAYLDCGTSGGPASAEAGFSLMVGGPAWAYEALVPVFDAVATGPDGHDRMGESGAGHYVKMVHNGVEYALMQAYGEGFELLTDGRYDLDMESVARTWNNGAVIRSWLLELCEEAFREEGNDLGDVADHVAGGSTGTWTVQEALEQEVPVPIIYQALAERFDSRNEGRFSRRLANRLRYGFGRHEVARRSDGD, encoded by the coding sequence ATGGAACTCGGCGTCATCGGACTCGGGCGGATGGGGCAGATCGTCGCGAACCGGTCGCTGGAAGCGGGCCACGACGTGGTCGCGTTCGACCTCTCGGCGGAGGCGACCGCGGAGGCGGCGGAGAACGGCGCGGAGCCGGCCGACTCGGTCGCGGACCTGTGCGACCGGCTGGAGGGTTCCGGAGAGGCCGACGGCAAGCGCATCTGGCTGATGGTGCCCGCGGGCGACGCGGTCGACGCCACGCTCGCGGACCTGGAGCCGCACCTCGACGGCGACGACGTCGTCGTCGACGGCGGCAACTCCCACTTCGAGGAGTCGGTCCGGCGGGCCGAGGCGACGGACGCCGCCTACCTCGACTGCGGGACCTCCGGCGGGCCAGCGAGCGCGGAGGCGGGCTTCTCGCTGATGGTCGGCGGCCCCGCGTGGGCCTACGAGGCGCTCGTGCCGGTGTTCGACGCGGTGGCGACCGGCCCGGACGGCCACGACCGCATGGGCGAGTCGGGCGCGGGCCACTACGTGAAGATGGTCCACAACGGCGTCGAGTACGCGCTGATGCAGGCGTACGGCGAGGGGTTCGAACTGCTCACCGACGGCCGCTACGACCTCGACATGGAGTCCGTGGCGCGGACGTGGAACAACGGCGCCGTGATCCGGTCGTGGCTGCTGGAGCTCTGCGAGGAGGCGTTCCGCGAGGAGGGCAACGATCTCGGCGACGTGGCGGACCACGTCGCGGGCGGGTCGACGGGCACGTGGACGGTCCAGGAGGCGCTCGAACAGGAGGTTCCCGTCCCCATCATCTATCAGGCGCTCGCGGAGCGGTTCGACTCGCGCAACGAGGGGCGCTTCTCGCGGCGGCTCGCGAACCGGCTCCGGTACGGGTTCGGGCGCCACGAGGTGGCGCGTCGGAGCGACGGCGACTGA
- a CDS encoding threonine synthase, with translation METTDAFVGLTCVDCGETFDAAAATHRCPDCGGILDPDYDYDRIDLTPETLDARPDGSMWRYDELLPFPAETAVSLGEGATPLVECPSLADAMGVGRVLLKDEGANPTGTFKDRGQAAAMTAAREHGASEVALNSAGNAGQAAAAYAARADLDAHVFLPSRAGFTQKAMTEVHGADLTVTDPVDGNSQIGDAGKAYAEAIEEHPEWYSTKTFVTPYRHEGKKTMALELLAQLDWEAPDGVVYPTGGGVGLVGMHKAAREARELGWTDEPVPMYAAQAAGCAPVVRAYESGADRHEPLADDEVDTACNGIAIPDPGASHLILEAVRESDGGAVATTDREILDAAIEVARSEGLEVGATCAAAVSGAFALAESGEFGPDDTVVLLNTGAGNKDVDALRAHLGEREVEAAAGE, from the coding sequence ATGGAGACGACAGACGCGTTCGTCGGCCTGACCTGCGTCGACTGCGGGGAGACGTTCGACGCGGCGGCGGCGACGCACCGCTGTCCCGACTGCGGTGGCATCCTCGACCCCGACTACGACTACGACCGGATCGACCTGACCCCGGAAACGCTCGACGCGCGCCCGGACGGCTCGATGTGGCGGTACGACGAACTGCTCCCGTTCCCGGCCGAGACCGCGGTGTCGCTCGGCGAGGGGGCCACGCCGCTCGTCGAGTGTCCGTCGCTGGCGGACGCGATGGGCGTCGGCCGCGTCCTGCTGAAAGACGAGGGGGCGAACCCCACGGGGACGTTCAAGGACCGCGGGCAGGCGGCCGCGATGACGGCCGCGCGCGAGCACGGCGCGAGCGAGGTGGCGCTGAACAGCGCCGGCAACGCGGGGCAGGCCGCCGCGGCGTACGCGGCCCGCGCGGACTTGGACGCGCACGTGTTCCTCCCCTCGCGGGCGGGGTTCACCCAGAAGGCGATGACGGAGGTCCACGGCGCGGACCTGACGGTCACCGACCCGGTCGACGGCAACTCGCAGATCGGCGACGCCGGGAAGGCGTACGCCGAGGCGATCGAGGAGCACCCGGAGTGGTACTCGACGAAGACGTTCGTCACGCCGTACCGCCACGAGGGGAAGAAGACGATGGCGCTGGAGCTACTGGCGCAGCTCGACTGGGAGGCGCCCGACGGCGTCGTCTACCCGACCGGCGGCGGCGTCGGCCTCGTCGGGATGCACAAGGCCGCCCGGGAGGCGAGGGAGCTGGGGTGGACCGACGAGCCGGTCCCGATGTACGCCGCACAGGCGGCGGGCTGCGCGCCGGTCGTCCGCGCCTACGAGTCGGGCGCGGACCGCCACGAGCCGCTCGCGGACGACGAGGTCGACACCGCGTGTAACGGGATCGCGATCCCGGACCCGGGCGCGAGCCACCTCATCCTGGAGGCGGTCCGCGAGTCCGACGGCGGCGCGGTGGCGACGACGGACCGCGAGATCCTCGACGCCGCGATCGAGGTCGCGCGGAGCGAGGGGCTGGAGGTGGGCGCCACCTGCGCGGCCGCGGTCTCGGGCGCGTTCGCGCTCGCGGAGTCCGGCGAGTTCGGCCCGGACGACACGGTCGTCCTGTTGAACACCGGCGCGGGCAACAAGGACGTGGACGCGCTCCGCGCGCACCTCGGCGAGCGGGAGGTCGAGGCAGCGGCAGGCGAGTAG
- the gcvH gene encoding glycine cleavage system protein GcvH, with protein MSFDVPDDRRYLESHEWATTGGDTVRIGVSDFAQDELGDVVFVELPEVGDEVAAGESFGVVESIKAVSDLYAPVSGEVVAVNEELFDRPELVNEDPYGDGWMLEVEPVDGGDAEGLLDADAYDDQIA; from the coding sequence ATGAGCTTCGACGTTCCCGACGACAGACGGTACCTGGAATCGCACGAGTGGGCGACGACCGGCGGCGACACCGTTCGGATCGGCGTCTCCGACTTCGCGCAGGACGAACTGGGCGACGTGGTGTTCGTCGAGCTCCCCGAGGTCGGCGACGAGGTCGCGGCCGGCGAGTCGTTCGGCGTCGTCGAGTCGATCAAGGCCGTCTCAGACCTGTACGCGCCCGTCTCGGGCGAGGTCGTCGCGGTCAACGAGGAGCTGTTCGACCGCCCGGAGCTCGTCAACGAGGACCCGTACGGCGACGGCTGGATGCTCGAGGTCGAGCCCGTCGACGGCGGCGACGCCGAGGGGCTGCTCGACGCCGACGCGTACGACGACCAGATCGCGTGA
- a CDS encoding DHH family phosphoesterase, with amino-acid sequence MGSCIICGTDVGGGRVCDSHQEDVVFDFRGDSPDDLVPSRFYRGVVDGYAEFGVFVDLAPGVTGLLHRSELDRRLDSLDWEPGDDVFVQVKGVRDNGNVDLGWSIRQADREFRGVLVQESSGEHLPKEEPGDDGDDEPEETTDVETTDVGTTDEGSTEPEESTDEASAEDENEEPAADAVEAEAPVGDDVVESDADPDPSGETMSGEVKPTGEADASADAEPDASADAEPDAEPERVSVETLEDAVGESVRIEGEVVGVRQTGGPTVFEVSDETGAVDVAAFVDPGVRAHPGVEVGDAVRVDGEVESHRGDVQVESEALVLLDGEAAEAVRRRIAEALTDEARPEGLQPLAGDETVAELADGLLDAAEAVRRAILESRPIVVRHPATADGYVAGAAVERAVLPLIRDEHSKSDAEYHYFTRRPLDEPVYGMDAATNDATRMLQDRDRHDEKLPLFLLVGTGSTTESADGIDLLSVYGVDAVVVDAAVADPETRDAVDTLVSPELADVGGDETLSTGALVASLASAINGEVRADLRHLPAVSYWADAPERYVDLARDAGYDAERVAELREAVALEAYYQSYQDKRELIADLLFSDGGNLAAHVSEQFREKLETEIETADANVVTEAVDGVEFALLDTDGYTHRYDFPPTPLLLDDLHRRRADGEPFATVGVGTDELYVRTTADVSVRDVAERAAELAPNADVATAGVREGKIEFLSGERDAVEDAVVAAVAEAF; translated from the coding sequence ATGGGATCCTGTATCATCTGTGGCACCGACGTCGGGGGCGGTCGCGTCTGCGACTCGCACCAAGAAGACGTCGTGTTCGATTTCCGCGGCGACTCTCCCGACGATCTGGTTCCGAGCCGGTTCTACCGAGGCGTCGTCGACGGGTACGCAGAGTTCGGCGTGTTCGTCGACCTCGCGCCGGGCGTCACCGGACTGCTCCACCGCTCCGAACTGGACCGCCGCCTCGACAGCCTCGACTGGGAGCCGGGCGACGACGTGTTCGTCCAGGTGAAGGGCGTCCGCGACAACGGCAACGTCGACCTCGGCTGGTCGATCCGACAGGCCGACCGCGAGTTCCGCGGCGTCCTCGTCCAGGAGTCCTCCGGGGAACACCTCCCCAAAGAGGAGCCGGGCGACGACGGCGACGACGAGCCCGAGGAGACGACAGACGTGGAGACGACAGACGTGGGGACGACGGACGAGGGCAGCACCGAACCCGAAGAATCGACCGACGAAGCCTCCGCGGAAGACGAGAACGAGGAGCCGGCCGCCGACGCCGTCGAAGCCGAAGCGCCTGTCGGCGACGACGTCGTCGAGTCCGACGCCGACCCCGATCCGAGTGGTGAGACGATGTCCGGCGAGGTCAAACCGACCGGCGAAGCCGACGCCTCTGCGGACGCCGAGCCCGACGCCTCTGCGGACGCCGAGCCCGACGCGGAACCCGAGCGCGTGTCCGTCGAGACGCTCGAAGACGCGGTCGGCGAGTCGGTCCGGATCGAGGGCGAGGTCGTCGGCGTCCGTCAGACCGGCGGCCCGACGGTGTTCGAGGTCAGCGACGAGACGGGCGCCGTCGACGTGGCCGCGTTCGTCGATCCGGGCGTCCGGGCGCACCCGGGCGTCGAGGTCGGCGACGCGGTGCGGGTCGACGGCGAGGTCGAGAGCCACCGCGGCGACGTTCAGGTCGAGTCCGAGGCGCTCGTCCTCCTCGACGGCGAGGCGGCCGAGGCGGTCCGCCGCCGCATCGCCGAGGCGCTCACCGACGAGGCGCGCCCCGAGGGGCTCCAGCCGCTGGCCGGCGACGAGACGGTCGCCGAGCTCGCGGACGGCCTCCTCGACGCTGCCGAGGCGGTCCGGCGCGCGATTCTCGAATCGCGGCCGATCGTCGTCCGCCACCCGGCGACCGCCGACGGCTACGTCGCGGGCGCCGCGGTCGAGCGCGCCGTCCTCCCGCTGATCCGCGACGAACATTCGAAGAGCGACGCCGAGTACCACTACTTCACCCGCCGCCCGCTCGACGAGCCGGTGTACGGGATGGACGCGGCCACCAACGACGCGACCCGGATGCTCCAGGACCGCGACCGCCACGACGAGAAGCTCCCGCTGTTCCTGCTCGTCGGGACGGGCTCGACGACCGAGTCGGCGGACGGCATCGACCTGCTGTCGGTGTACGGGGTCGACGCGGTCGTCGTCGACGCCGCGGTCGCCGACCCCGAGACGCGGGACGCGGTCGACACGCTCGTCTCGCCGGAGCTGGCCGACGTCGGCGGCGACGAGACGCTCTCGACGGGCGCGCTCGTCGCCTCGCTGGCGTCCGCGATCAACGGCGAGGTCCGCGCGGACCTGCGGCACCTGCCGGCCGTGAGCTACTGGGCGGACGCCCCCGAGCGGTACGTCGATCTCGCGCGCGACGCGGGCTACGACGCCGAGCGCGTCGCGGAGCTCCGCGAGGCGGTCGCCCTTGAGGCGTACTACCAGTCGTATCAGGACAAGCGCGAGCTGATCGCGGATCTGTTGTTCTCGGACGGCGGCAACCTCGCGGCGCACGTCTCCGAGCAGTTCCGCGAGAAGTTAGAGACCGAGATCGAGACCGCGGACGCGAACGTCGTGACCGAGGCGGTCGACGGCGTCGAGTTCGCGCTGCTCGACACCGACGGCTACACCCACCGGTACGACTTCCCGCCGACGCCGCTCCTCCTCGACGACCTCCACCGGCGCCGCGCGGACGGCGAGCCGTTCGCGACGGTCGGCGTCGGCACCGACGAGCTGTACGTCCGGACGACCGCGGACGTCTCCGTCCGCGACGTGGCCGAGCGCGCGGCCGAGCTCGCGCCGAACGCGGACGTCGCCACCGCGGGCGTCCGCGAGGGGAAGATCGAGTTCCTCTCGGGCGAGCGCGACGCCGTCGAGGACGCCGTCGTCGCGGCCGTCGCCGAGGCGTTCTGA
- the gcvPA gene encoding aminomethyl-transferring glycine dehydrogenase subunit GcvPA, protein MSRANGTPYAPHTDDETAAMLAAIGVDDEEALFDIPEAVAFDGEFGIDARTEREIRDECARVFARNDDLTEFLGRGHYGHYVPSVVDHLADRAEFLTSYTQYQPEVSQGFLQALFEYQSMLVELTGLDVANCSMYDAATALGEAATLADRVRSTAGDTVLVPEQLREGKRAVLENYCDGADLTVETYPMTDGTADVDALADRAGDDVAMVYAESPTVRGCIEERLAAIGDLADETDALFVLGSDVVALSVLESPAAVGADVVVGEAGSLGLPTAYGMGLGIFACSDEFLRQVPGRLVGASEERAPPEGARDGGAGGADAGGTRAYTLTLQTREQHIRKERATSNICTNQAWVALRAAIHAATLGPDGLVDLANDCVREAEALAARIDELSGAAAPVHDRHHFREFAVRVDQPAEAIATDLEGEGFAVHAIDDHLLQVCVTDLNAGRTDGLVAAFEEVL, encoded by the coding sequence ATGAGCCGGGCGAACGGCACGCCGTACGCGCCCCACACCGACGACGAGACCGCGGCGATGCTGGCGGCGATCGGCGTCGACGACGAGGAGGCGCTGTTCGACATCCCCGAGGCGGTCGCCTTCGACGGCGAGTTCGGCATCGACGCGCGCACCGAGCGCGAGATCCGCGACGAGTGCGCGCGGGTCTTCGCGCGCAACGACGACCTGACGGAGTTCCTCGGCCGGGGCCACTACGGCCACTACGTGCCGAGCGTCGTCGACCACCTCGCGGACCGCGCGGAGTTCCTCACGAGTTACACCCAGTACCAGCCGGAAGTGTCGCAGGGGTTCCTCCAAGCGCTCTTCGAGTACCAGTCGATGCTGGTCGAGCTGACCGGCCTCGACGTCGCGAACTGCTCGATGTACGACGCCGCGACCGCCCTCGGCGAGGCCGCGACGCTCGCCGACCGCGTGCGGTCGACCGCGGGCGACACCGTCCTCGTCCCGGAACAGCTGCGCGAGGGGAAGCGGGCGGTGCTGGAGAACTACTGCGACGGCGCCGACCTGACCGTCGAGACGTACCCGATGACCGACGGGACCGCCGACGTCGACGCCCTCGCCGACCGCGCGGGCGACGACGTCGCTATGGTGTACGCCGAGAGCCCGACCGTCCGCGGCTGTATCGAGGAGCGGCTGGCCGCGATCGGCGACCTCGCCGACGAGACGGACGCGCTGTTCGTCCTCGGGTCGGACGTCGTCGCGCTGTCGGTCCTCGAATCGCCCGCCGCGGTCGGCGCCGACGTGGTCGTCGGCGAGGCCGGCTCGCTCGGCCTGCCGACCGCCTACGGGATGGGACTGGGGATATTCGCCTGTAGCGACGAGTTCCTGCGGCAGGTCCCCGGCCGGCTCGTCGGCGCGAGCGAGGAGCGCGCGCCGCCGGAGGGGGCGCGAGACGGAGGCGCCGGAGGCGCCGACGCCGGCGGCACCCGCGCGTACACGCTGACGCTCCAGACCCGCGAACAGCACATCCGCAAGGAGCGGGCCACCTCGAACATCTGTACGAACCAGGCGTGGGTCGCGCTCCGCGCGGCGATCCACGCGGCGACGCTCGGGCCCGACGGGCTCGTCGACCTCGCGAACGACTGCGTCCGCGAGGCCGAGGCGCTGGCGGCGCGGATCGACGAGCTGTCCGGCGCGGCCGCGCCCGTCCACGACCGCCACCACTTCCGGGAGTTCGCGGTGCGCGTCGACCAGCCGGCCGAGGCGATCGCGACCGACCTCGAAGGCGAGGGGTTCGCGGTCCACGCGATCGACGACCACCTGCTTCAGGTGTGCGTCACTGACCTGAACGCCGGACGGACGGACGGCCTCGTCGCGGCCTTCGAGGAGGTGCTGTGA
- a CDS encoding helix-turn-helix domain-containing protein, with product MSRTDLRLDLPTGSWLGDVSRRVPAATLRVAETIAVDGSAASADGSGVADGDVQRPTDGDPEVAATVRVGGTDRDRVETALRDHERVSRATAVERRGDVRTLRVVGRAPAYLPAARAVGLPLASTVEVVDGRATVTVLGDRDRIEAFGRRLAGDGITVGVAATGGDGPGRTLTEAQRDLVFDAVRAGYYDTPRRCTLTELAEANGIAKSTCSETLHRAEGRVMRRFVDGEGPFSESDAEGAASGETGPPETAAFDDEEFDGGERDDAERDAEEFEASDPEGEEPARSAATEP from the coding sequence ATGAGCCGAACCGACCTGCGGTTGGACCTCCCGACGGGATCGTGGCTCGGGGACGTCTCCCGGCGCGTCCCCGCGGCGACGCTCCGGGTCGCGGAGACGATCGCGGTCGACGGTTCGGCGGCGAGCGCCGACGGTTCGGGTGTCGCCGACGGCGACGTCCAGCGGCCGACCGACGGGGATCCGGAGGTGGCCGCGACCGTCCGCGTCGGCGGCACCGACCGGGACCGGGTCGAGACGGCGCTGCGAGACCACGAGCGCGTCTCGCGCGCGACGGCGGTCGAGCGCCGCGGCGACGTCCGCACGCTCCGGGTGGTCGGCCGCGCCCCCGCGTACCTCCCCGCGGCGCGCGCGGTCGGCCTCCCGCTCGCGTCGACGGTAGAGGTCGTCGACGGCCGCGCGACGGTGACCGTCCTCGGGGACCGCGACCGGATCGAGGCGTTCGGCCGGCGGCTCGCGGGCGACGGGATAACGGTCGGCGTCGCCGCCACCGGGGGTGACGGCCCGGGTCGCACGCTCACGGAGGCGCAGCGTGACCTCGTCTTCGACGCGGTCCGAGCGGGGTACTACGACACCCCGCGCCGGTGTACGCTCACGGAGCTGGCCGAGGCGAACGGGATCGCGAAGTCGACGTGTAGCGAGACGCTCCACCGCGCCGAGGGACGGGTGATGCGCCGGTTCGTCGACGGCGAGGGGCCGTTCTCGGAGTCGGACGCCGAGGGCGCCGCGAGCGGCGAGACCGGACCCCCTGAGACGGCGGCGTTCGACGACGAGGAGTTCGACGGCGGGGAACGCGACGACGCCGAGCGCGACGCCGAGGAGTTCGAGGCGAGCGATCCCGAGGGCGAGGAGCCGGCGCGGTCCGCGGCCACCGAGCCCTGA